One part of the Drosophila teissieri strain GT53w chromosome 3R, Prin_Dtei_1.1, whole genome shotgun sequence genome encodes these proteins:
- the LOC122619460 gene encoding little elongation complex subunit 2 — protein MDQDKDAALYGGNAVFRNQPSYKVFNKSFEHVDDALYTLLNEVEPEVLRMELKETSDVFKSFNRNSALRDPRNNEVPERPIRDLSTATSLYSFPNPLERHSELNFTQQASCMRVLLAWQRCQPVDEQDFVVWQATEKKRCNEQQRVQKHIHDHENGSKEVIYAPMKSLVAVYRKWYELGVRKLIQAYPNDSYITFSGLPQLPQCKSLNSQTASIEQVELERTVGRVRLWREVEVRHEAMRTLRLRLDRYATRETREPVQLLRKEDKELELEAGNVFVLPLDSLLMLLTTGSYKDLPTEMFVSLRESPSSRHKCMEFQSPFPARNCGWHTNSLILKLGYGAYISQPGQAEWIDFNINGAVKEVPDELACDKSSIDLHMVYKPQAIDQQSSDVLDGNCNNALVSWTLRSKGEGEECNEFQIFSTLSVPAVTDFNVKEPLGCHFIKLENKPDCGCEIMSKYELISAWLQLKLLRVEMGHCTRISLRDFEPLLEEKLTLMSLEQQLHDYYNTSMPQLLSNLCEFLKLLDTVPAGDYLLRYSPKYKDKFLLCIVTKEATPQSFELHKLLTESSPSDQAFLTQSSYLPISPTLCGRLHEELQLLPCAFPAKANGRSVQRRKVVVPRPEPSRQAPMRRQSLKKWSETQSREFRRRCKVGQKKRARARKKAAANEEKIQLEKIMTL, from the coding sequence ATGGACCAGGACAAGGATGCGGCGCTATACGGGGGAAATGCTGTATTCCGGAATCAACCATCGTACAAGGTCTTCAATAAATCCTTCGAGCACGTGGACGATGCTCTATACACACTGCTGAACGAAGTGGAGCCAGAGGTACTGCGAATGGAGCTTAAGGAAACCTCAGATGTCTTCAAATCGTTCAACCGCAACTCCGCATTGAGGGATCCTCGCAACAATGAGGTCCCAGAGAGACCGATTCGCGACCTTTCTACCGCCACTTCCCTCTACAGTTTTCCCAATCCCCTAGAGCGACACTCGGAGCTGAATTTTACGCAGCAGGCCTCTTGCATGCGAGTGCTCCTCGCCTGGCAACGCTGTCAACCCGTCGATGAACAGGACTTTGTGGTGTGGCAGGCCACGGAAAAGAAGCGATGCAACGAGCAACAGCGTGTGCAGAAACACATACACGACCACGAAAACGGTAGCAAAGAAGTCATTTATGCCCCCATGAAGAGCCTGGTGGCGGTCTACAGGAAGTGGTACGAACTGGGTGTTAGGAAGCTTATACAAGCCTACCCCAACGACTCATACATAACCTTCTCCGGACTGCCACAGTTGCCCCAATGCAAGAGCCTCAATTCTCAGACCGCCAGCATAGAGCAGGTGGAGCTGGAAAGGACTGTGGGTCGGGTAAGACTCTGGCGAGAGGTGGAGGTCCGCCATGAAGCCATGCGAACTTTACGACTGCGCTTGGATCGCTACGCGACGAGGGAAACAAGGGAGCCTGTACAGCTTTTGCGGAAGGAAGACAAGGAACTGGAGCTTGAAGCTGGCAACGTGTTTGTGCTGCCCCTAGACTCCCTGTTAATGCTCCTTACCACCGGATCTTATAAAGACCTGCCAACCGAAATGTTTGTCAGCCTAAGAGAATCCCCAAGCAGTAGGCACAAATGCATGGAATTCCAGTCGCCATTCCCCGCCCGCAACTGTGGTTGGCATACAAACAGTTTGATCTTGAAGCTGGGTTATGGGGCCTACATTTCACAGCCTGGGCAAGCCGAGTGGATTGATTTCAACATAAATGGAGCAGTCAAGGAGGTGCCCGATGAGCTTGCCTGTGATAAGTCATCTATAGATCTGCACATGGTCTACAAGCCCCAAGCTATTGATCAGCAATCCTCTGACGTGCTAGATGGAAACTGCAATAACGCCTTGGTTAGTTGGACACTAAGAAGTAAAGGCGAAGGAGAGGAGTGCAACGAGTTTCAAATCTTTAGCACACTATCTGTACCAGCAGTTACGGATTTCAACGTCAAGGAACCACTTGGATGCCACTTCATAAAGCTGGAGAACAAGCCAGATTGCGGATGCGAAATAATGTCCAAATACGAGTTGATAAGTGCCTGGCTGCAGTTAAAGCTACTGCGGGTCGAGATGGGACACTGCACACGCATCTCGCTCCGAGATTTTGAGCCCTTGCTGGAGGAGAAGCTGACGTTAATGtcgctggagcagcagcttcaTGACTATTACAACACTAGTATGCCGCAGCTTCTATCCAATTTGTGCGAGTTTCTAAAACTACTGGACACTGTACCCGCTGGAGATTACCTACTGCGATACTCACCCAAATACAAGGATAAGTTCCTACTGTGCATTGTCACAAAGGAGGCCACGCCCCAGAGCTTTGAGCTGCATAAGCTCCTTACGGAATCCTCTCCCAGCGACCAAGCCTTCCTTACACAAAGCAGTTACCTTCCGATCTCGCCCACACTATGTGGCCGCCTGCACGAGGAACTCCAGCTGCTGCCCTGCGCTTTTCCAGCAAAAGCAAACGGTCGCTCTGTCCAACGTCGAAAGGTAGTGGTGCCCAGACCAGAGCCCTCTAGACAAGCTCCAATGAGACGACAATCTTTAAAAAAGTGGAGCGAAACTCAATCTAGAGAATTTCGTCGACGATGTAAAGTGGGTCAAAAGAAAAGAGCCCGGGCTCGCAAGAAAGCAGCTGCCAACGAAGAAAAGATACAGCTGGAGAAGATTATGACGTTGTAA
- the LOC122622610 gene encoding acylpyruvase FAHD1, mitochondrial isoform X1, with protein MVQLTQIFRMACQNQNANNFLHDGKKIVGVALNYMDVVKARNVPVPQEPLVFLKPTSSYLQEGQPIVLPKVFTKVAYEVELGVVIGKPCKNVSKTDAMSYVAGYCLALDLTAQCNLGAARATGHPWTLGKGFDTSTPVSQFIPLEKVNDPHNLQLWLTVNGAVKQKGCTADLIFKVPDIISYVSKYMTLEPNDLILTGTPNGSDAFKAGDVIECGMADLAKLTFQVEAE; from the exons A TGGTTCAGCTAACCCAAATCTTCAGGATGGCGTGCCAAAACCAGAATGCCAACAACTTCTTGCACGATGGCAAGAAGATTGTGGGGGTGGCTCTCAATTACAT GGACGTTGTGAAGGCCAGGAACGTTCCCGTACCCCAGGAGCCGCTCGTCTTCCTCAAACCCACATCTTCGTACCTCCAGGAGGGTCAACCCATTGTG TTGCCCAAAGTCTTTACCAAGGTTGCATATGAAGTGGAACTAGGCGTGGTGATTGGTAAGCCCTGCAAGAACGTTTCCAAGACAGATGCCATGAGCTATGTGGCAGGATACTGCCTGGCTTTGGATCTTACAGCCCAATGCAATTTG gGAGCAGCTCGGGCGACCGGACATCCCTGGACCTTGGGCAAGGGATTTGACACTTCTACGCCCGTGTCCCAGTTCATCCCACTCGAAAAAGTGAATGATCCACACAACTTGCAGCTTTGGCTCACCGTCAATGGAGCCGTCAAGCAAAAGGGATGCACTGCAGATCTAATATTCAAGGTGCCCGACATAATTTCCTACGTGTCCAAGTACATGACCCTGGAACCAAACGACCTGATCCTGACCGGAACGCCCAATGGTTCGGATGCGTTCAAGGCAGGCGATGTGATTGAGTGCGGAATGGCCGATCTCGCTAAATTGACCTTCCAGGTAGAggctgaataa
- the LOC122619462 gene encoding putative tRNA (cytidine(32)/guanosine(34)-2'-O)-methyltransferase 2 — MGRTSKDKRDIFYRLAKEQGWRARSAFKLLQAEETFQLLNGLTRAVDLCAAPGSWSQVLAKRMYEPLPPTEREMVKIIAVDLQGMAPIEGVKQLRADISKESTAEAIIEFFGGEKAQIVVSDGAPDSTGMHDFDSYVQGELLLSALSISSFILEEGGSFVSKIYRSDRTSRLYTHLKRFFKDVCVFKPSASRNSSIEAFVVARKFCLPEGYKPCNLITEWHDNPEFWVGRKKTSPPVVQVPFVAYKGDLDSDRTYDLGENYVYKAPVQQPLTAAYQDILQKTSQVNIKYEGIRVIHDKEILKKWLLNDENNRNI; from the exons atgggCAGGACTTCGAAGGATAAGCGAGACATATTCTACCGactggccaaggagcaggGATGGCGTGCACGGAGTGCTTTTAAACTGCTCCAGGCGGAGGAGACGTTTCAGTTGCTGAACG GTCTTACCCGAGCCGTGGACCTTTGTGCCGCTCCTGGCAGCTGGTCACAGGTGCTGGCTAAACGGATGTacgagccgctgccgccgaCGGAGCGGGAAATGGTGAAAATCATTGCCGTAGACCTGCAGGGAATGGCTCCAATTGAAGGAGTCAAGCAACTCCGGGCGGACATCAGCAAGGAGTCGACGGCCGAGGCCATAATCGAGTTCTTTGGTGGCGAGAAGGCGCAGATTGTTGTTAGTGATGGCGCTCCCGATTCCACTGGAATGCACGACTTTGACTCCTATGTTCAGGGCGAACTACTTCTCTCTGCCCTCAGCATTTCCAGTTTTATACTAGAAGAGGGAGGCTCCTTCGTGTCGAAGATCTACCGGTCAGATAGGACCAGCCGGTTGTACACCCACCTCAAGCGGTTCTTCAAGGACGTATGCGTTTTCAAGCCCTCCGCGTCGCGAAACTCCAGCATTGAAGCTTTTGTGGTAGCTCGAAAGTTTTGTCTACCCGAAGGCTACAAGCCCTGCAACCTGATTACCGAATGGCACGATAATCCCGAATTCTGGGTGGGCAGAAAGAAGACGAGCCCGCCCGTTGTTCAAGTTCCCTTTGTTGCCTACAAAGGCGATCTGGACTCGGATCGCACATACGATTTG GGCGAGAACTATGTTTACAAAGCGCCAGTGCAGCAACCCCTGACTGCTGCCTACCAGGATATCTTGCAGAAAACGAGTCaagtgaatataaaatatgaagGCATTCGCGTTATTCACGATAAGGAAATTTTGAAGAAATGGCTATTAAATGATGAGAATAATAGAAATATCTAG
- the LOC122622388 gene encoding uncharacterized protein LOC122622388, whose amino-acid sequence MYMYNLLLVLLVFTSCTTSFNYTSCDHAKQPKFLSSCCDVQKNDKAIKSCRKSLLSINSTNLNGEVSNLKSDKVALHVCIAECSFRINGFLLSNGSANTQAIQKSYQQRYKNDSIMSQLVVRSLNSCTDYARKRVQQFQWMPKKGDCDYYPATLLACIMEQVYINCPINKWKNTSDCTAMRKYLVACDDVD is encoded by the exons atgtatatgtataatctACTTTTAGTTCTTTTAGTTTTTACCTCCTGTACAACATCCTTCAACTATACAAGCTGCGATCACGCAAAGCAGCCAAAGTTT CTGAGCTCATGCTGTGATGTTCAGAAAAACGACAAGGCCATCAAATCGTGCCGTAAGTCCTTGCTGAGCATTAATTCCACTAATTTGAATGGTGAAGTGAGCAATCTAAAGTCGGATAAAGTAGCTTTGCATGTG TGCATTGCGGAGTGTTCCTTCAGGATCAATGGCTTTTTGCTGAGCAATGGAAGTGCTAATACCCAGGCAATACAGAAGAGTTACCAGCAACGCTACAAAAACGATTCGATCATGTCTCAACTGGTGGTAAGGAGCCTCAATAGTTGCACGGACTACG CTAGAAAGCGGGTTCAGCAGTTCCAATGGAtgcccaaaaaaggcgactgCGACTATTATCCTGCCACCTTGCTGGCCTGCATCATGGAACAGGTGTACATTAACTGCCCGAtcaacaaatggaaaaacacCAGCGATTGCACAGCGATGCGGAAATATTTGGTTGCCTGTGATGATGTGGATTAG
- the LOC122622610 gene encoding acylpyruvase FAHD1, mitochondrial isoform X2, whose translation MACQNQNANNFLHDGKKIVGVALNYMDVVKARNVPVPQEPLVFLKPTSSYLQEGQPIVLPKVFTKVAYEVELGVVIGKPCKNVSKTDAMSYVAGYCLALDLTAQCNLGAARATGHPWTLGKGFDTSTPVSQFIPLEKVNDPHNLQLWLTVNGAVKQKGCTADLIFKVPDIISYVSKYMTLEPNDLILTGTPNGSDAFKAGDVIECGMADLAKLTFQVEAE comes from the exons ATGGCGTGCCAAAACCAGAATGCCAACAACTTCTTGCACGATGGCAAGAAGATTGTGGGGGTGGCTCTCAATTACAT GGACGTTGTGAAGGCCAGGAACGTTCCCGTACCCCAGGAGCCGCTCGTCTTCCTCAAACCCACATCTTCGTACCTCCAGGAGGGTCAACCCATTGTG TTGCCCAAAGTCTTTACCAAGGTTGCATATGAAGTGGAACTAGGCGTGGTGATTGGTAAGCCCTGCAAGAACGTTTCCAAGACAGATGCCATGAGCTATGTGGCAGGATACTGCCTGGCTTTGGATCTTACAGCCCAATGCAATTTG gGAGCAGCTCGGGCGACCGGACATCCCTGGACCTTGGGCAAGGGATTTGACACTTCTACGCCCGTGTCCCAGTTCATCCCACTCGAAAAAGTGAATGATCCACACAACTTGCAGCTTTGGCTCACCGTCAATGGAGCCGTCAAGCAAAAGGGATGCACTGCAGATCTAATATTCAAGGTGCCCGACATAATTTCCTACGTGTCCAAGTACATGACCCTGGAACCAAACGACCTGATCCTGACCGGAACGCCCAATGGTTCGGATGCGTTCAAGGCAGGCGATGTGATTGAGTGCGGAATGGCCGATCTCGCTAAATTGACCTTCCAGGTAGAggctgaataa